One genomic region from Phycisphaeraceae bacterium encodes:
- a CDS encoding response regulator encodes MARSRERLTDVRVLVVDDDRDVLESMMVAFAAEGAETLSASDGNTAVRLCMEEDPDVVILDMMLPGRSGFLALERIKGHEDSPLVVMVTANEGRRHQAYAESLGVDAYLLKPVPLERLIDMVDTLIQNRDLEAGAEDD; translated from the coding sequence GTGGCAAGATCGCGTGAGAGGCTGACGGATGTGCGTGTGCTGGTTGTGGATGACGACCGGGACGTGCTGGAGTCGATGATGGTGGCGTTTGCAGCCGAAGGTGCCGAGACGCTGTCGGCTTCGGATGGGAATACGGCAGTGAGGCTGTGCATGGAGGAGGACCCTGATGTGGTCATTCTGGACATGATGCTGCCGGGGCGATCGGGGTTTTTGGCGCTCGAGCGGATCAAGGGGCATGAGGACAGCCCGCTGGTGGTAATGGTGACGGCCAACGAAGGGCGTCGGCATCAGGCCTACGCTGAGTCTCTGGGCGTTGATGCTTATTTGCTCAAGCCGGTGCCTCTGGAGCGCCTGATCGACATGGTCGACACGCTGATTCAGAATCGAGATCTGGAAGCGGGCGCGGAAGACGATTGA